TCCTTGAGAACCATGTCCTTGCGGTGCTGCTGTCAGCGAGAACAGCTTGGACAACGGCTTGACCGCGTTGCAAGTGGGGCAGAAACCTTCAGTTAAGGTCTGGGTATTCGATTGTAGAATTTCGATGACTTTGCCGCAGCCATCGCACTTGTATTCATAGAGTGGCATTTTGCTGACCGTTTGTTAATGTCCTGAACAGCCACAAGCTCCGCCGTGACAGGTGCCTTTGGGTTCGCCGCACATGCCAACATTTTCGAAATGATCTTTGTTGGGGACGGCAGTCAGGGAGAAGAGCTTCGTGAATTTGCGGTCACCTTCGCAGTTCGGGCAGAAACCCGATGCCCGATTTTGGTGACGGGATTCCAGAACTTCCACAATTTTCCCACAGGTGTCGCACTTGTATTCGTACAGAGGCATCTTGTTTACCTTATGATAATAAAGGAATTGTATTGAGGATGACCAATAGAGAAATGCTTGCCGCAATTTCTGCCCGGACGGCTTTGAGTGAGGCGGAAGCACGCGAAGTACTTTCCGTCATACTGGACACCATAAAGGATGCCGTCTGGGACGGCGACAAGGTGATGCTGACCAATTTCGGCACTTTCTATCTCGCAGAGCGCAAAGCCCGGACCTACAAGAATCCGAAACCGCACATGCCG
This genomic interval from bacterium contains the following:
- a CDS encoding zinc ribbon domain-containing protein: MPLYEYKCDGCGKVIEILQSNTQTLTEGFCPTCNAVKPLSKLFSLTAAPQGHGSQGFVGASAGHSCGHGGFS
- a CDS encoding HU family DNA-binding protein; translated protein: MTNREMLAAISARTALSEAEAREVLSVILDTIKDAVWDGDKVMLTNFGTFYLAERKARTYKNPKPHMPAVRPARKYPKFVPAPNFEELVR